The nucleotide sequence GCAAATCTATCCTCTTCAATCTGCTCACTGGTGTAGCTTTTAATTAGTGAGATTTCAGTTAAAGTGTTTTGCATCTGGTTTGACATCTGGGCCTGTGACAACCTTGCCTTGCGAAATGCGTTATGGATCCGGCTTCTGAAAATCCGATAAATCAAGAACATCAGTGGAAATGTAATTGTAACTGCCAATGCCATTTGCCAATTGACGATGAATATAAATATATAAACTCCGACAAAAGTGAACATCCCGCCAACCATAGACAACATATTTGCTGATATCAAACTTTGAAGGTTGCTAATGTCATTGGTTAGTCGGACCATCAGATCACCAGTCTTACTAGATTCAAAAAAATGGGTATCAAGCCCAAGAATGTAGTCGTACAAATCTGTCCGGAGCTCATAAATCGCTCCCTGGCTCATTATGCTCATGTAGTATGTGGAAAAATAATTGAGCACCCCCAAAAGCACTGCACTTAACATCAAAACACCGATTGATTCAAGTAAGTACTGCATATTACCTTGAGGAATTACCTTATCAATAATATTTTGAGTTATTTGCGGCAACACAAATTGGAGTCCAGTAATAAAGATAAGAACTACCACGTTGACAACCAATATTCCCCGTTTTTTTAATACCTTAGAGAACACAAACTTAAACATCTCCATCATGGAAACGTTGGTTTCTTCAGAATCTACTGCATCTTTTCTGTCAGTCATACTATCCCCCCCATTTCCAAAATCACACTGTTATTGTACCGATTAAAAAACAATTAACAAGTATATCGATTGAAAATAAAGACAATAAAAAAAGCCGAACCTAAATTCGACTTTTTTGCTACTTCTTAGCAGTATTAATTCGATTAACCGCTCTTCTAAGTGCAACTTGAGCTCTGAGAAGCGAGTCCTTGTCGTGAGCCTGTTGGGCTTCGGCAATTCTTTGCTCTGCACGTTTACGTGCGCTCTCAGCACGAGCAACATCGATGTCATCTGAGCATTCAGCACTATCAGCAACGATTGTAGCAGTATTATTGGAGAATTCCAAAAAACCACCATTCACAGCAATTGAATCTTCCTTATCATCGTATTTAACCCTAGTTTCATCTACGGCTAAAGTGGCAATGACGGGCAAGTGATTTGCCATGATACCTAGCTGACCTGCTTTGGTTGAAACAACCAGCATGTCTGCAGAATGATCATACACTTTTCCATCAGGAGTAACGATACTAACGGTAATAACTGAATTATCAGCCAATTAGAACCCCTCCTTAATTGCTTGCTGCTTTTTGCATCTTCTTAGCATTTTCAACAACGTCTTCGATTGGTCCGCAGTTACGGAATGCATCTTCAGGAACGTCATCGTACTTACCTTCAAGAATCTCCTTGAAGCCACGAACAGTTTCTGAAACTGGAACATATTTACCAGGAAGTCCAGTAAATTGTTCAGCAACAGAGAAACTTTGTGACAAGAAGAATTGAATTCTACGTGCACGGTTAACGATTGTCTTTTCATCATCAGACAATTCGTCCATACCAAGAATTGAGATAATATCTTGCAATTCACGGTAACGTTGCAACACGTGTTGAACTTCACTAGCAACTTCGTAATGTTCTTCACCAACAATTTGTGGATCCAAAGCACTTGAAGTTGATGCCAATGGGTCAACGGCTGGATAGATACCTTGTTGAGTCAAGGCACGTTCCAAGTTGGTTGTAGCATCCAAATGGGCGAAAGTAGTTGCAGGAGCAGGATCGGTATAATCATCGGCAGGCACATAAACAGCTTGGATAGATGTAATGGCACCTTTCTTCGTTGATGTAATCCGTTCTTGCAATTGTCCCATTTCAGTAGCCAAAGTTGGTTGGTAACCAACGGCAGAAGGAATCCGGCCAAGTAAGGCAGAAACTTCTGAACCAGCTTGAGTGAATCGGAAGATGTTATCGATGAACAATAGCACATCAGTACCTTCTTCATCACGGAAGTACTCTGCAAGTGTTAAACCAGTTAAGGCAACACGCATACGGGCACCAGGAGGTTCGTTCATTTGTCCATAAACCATCGCAGTTTTTTCAAGAACTCCTGAGCCTTTCATTTCAAAGTACATATCGTTACCTTCACGAGTTCTTTCACCAACACCTGTAAACACAGAAATACCATTGTGTCCTTGAGCAATGTTGTGAATCAACTCTTGAATAAGAACGGTTTTACCAACACCGGCACCACCGAACAATCCAACCTTACCACCACGAATGTATGGTTCAAGTAAGTCAATAACCTTAATTCCTGTTTCAAGAATTTCGGTTGATGGATTCAATTCATCATATTTTGGAGCTTCACGGTGAATTGGCCAACGCTTAGCGTCTGGGCCAAATTCTGGGCCACCATCAATTGGTTCACCAAGAACGTTGAAAACTCGACCAAGAGTTTCCTTACCAACCGGAACACTAATTGATGCTTCGGTATTTTCAACATCCATTCCACGACGTAAACCATCAGTTCCGTCCATGGCAATGGTTCTAACAACTCCGTCACCCAAGTTCAAAGCAACTTCGACAACTAATGTCTTTTCATCGCTTTCCTTGATGTTCAAAGCAGTGTTGATTTCAGGTAATTTATCGTCCAAGGAGAATTCAACGTCAACGACTGGTCCAATAACTTGTACAACTTTACCAGTACTCATGTTAGTTAATTCCTCCATCTAATTATTTCTATTGACTAAGAGCTTCCTGACCACCAGTAATTTCAGTGATTTCAGTAGTAATTGCAGCCTGACGAGCTCGGTTATATTGAAGCTCAAGTGCTGAGATCAAATCATCAGCATTATCGGATGCAGACTTCATAGCAGTGGCACTTGAGGCGTGCTCTGATGTCTTAGCATCCAAAATAGCTCCATAAACTAAACTTTCAGAATATTGAGGCAAAACTACATTCAAAACTTCTTTTTCTGATGGTTCAACATCATAAGCAGCAGATAACTGCTTAGTTTCAATATCTTGACTAGCTTCACTTTCAAAAGATTCACTGTCAATTGGGAGCATTTTTTCAGCTCTGAATTTAGATGTCAACCGGTTAACAAAGTGTTCGTAACAGACATAAAGTTCATCAAAAGCACCGTCATCATACATCTTAGTCGCAGTCTTAACAATTTCCCTAACTTCGTTAAAAGTTGGAACATCGCTTACACCACGGTATTCGTATGATACGTTTCTTCCCTGCTTCTTGTAGAAGTCAGCTCCATTACCACCAACGGCAAGGATTTGGAAGTTTTCTGAATTGCCACTATGTTTGTCAATGAACTGGTTTGTCTCTCTAATTACATTACTATTGTAGCTTCCAACCATTCCGCGATCAGAAGTAATAATCATGTAAGCAGTTCTCTTAGTTGAAGATTGATCATTATCAGCTGAATGACCAGAGGTTTTAGTCAATCCATCTAAAAAGTGAGATTGAGCTAAATGTAAAACTACCGATTTTACCTGGCTTGCGTATTGATCATAGCTAGTCGTGTGCTTTTGGATTTGGTTAAGCTTTGACTGCGAAACCATTTCCATGGCATTAGTGATTTGACGCGTCTTCTTAGTAGAAGTGATCCGATGTTTAACATCGTTTAACGAAGCACCCATGTAATCTCACCCTCCTTAACTAGTCATTTGATACAGCTTGAGATTGATCATTCTTTTGGGTTGGTTGGAAAGTTTGCTCGAAATCTTTAATAGCGGCATCCATGTCAGCTTCTTCTGGAAGTTGACCAGTTTTAGCAATGTTATCAAGCAAGTCTTTGTGTGATTGATCTAAGAAGTCGAACAATTCGCTTTGATAACGAAGAACGTCTTCAATTTCAATCTTGTCCAAGAAACCATGAGTCAATGCGTACAAAATAACAACTTGTTTTTCAACAGGAATTGGTGAGTGGATAGGTTGCTTTAGAACTTCAACAGTTCTAGCACCACGATCCAACTTAGCCTTTGTAGCATCATCAAGGTCAGAACCAAATTGAGCAAATGATTCCAATTCATGGTATGAAGCAAGGTCAAGACGTAATGTACCTGAAACCTTCTTCATTGCCTTGATTTGCGCATCTCCACCAACACGAGAAACAGAAGTTCCGGCATCAACGGCTGGACGGACACCAGAGTAGAAACTGTCAGCGTCCAAGAAAATCTGACCATCGGTAATAGAAATAACGTTGGTTGGAATATAAGCAGAAACGTCACCAGCTTGTGTCTGAACGATTGGTAAGGCGGTCATTGAACCTCCACCCAATTCGTCAGATAACTTAGCGGCACGTTCTAGCAAACGTGAATGAGTATAGAAAATATCACCAGGATATGCTTCACGTCCTGGAGGACGACGAAGAATAAGTGATAATTCACGGTATGCATCGGCTTGTTTTGATAAATCATCATAGATAATCAAAACGTGCTTACCCTTATGCATGAAGTACTCACCCATAGTGGCACCAGCATAAGGTGCGATGTATAGAAGTGATGCTGGTTCAGAAGGACCGGCATTAACAACAATGGTGTAATCCATTGCGCCATACTTTTCAAGTGTACTTACTGATGAACGAACAGTTGATGCTTTTTGTCCGATAGCAACGTAAATACAAATCATATTTTGATCTTTTTGGTTCAAGATCGTATCAATAGCAATTGATGTTTTACCGGTTTTACGGTCACCGATGATTAACTCACGTTGACCACGACCAATAGGAATCAGTGAATCGATGGCTTTCATACCGGTTTGTAAAGGCTCAGAAACTGATTGACGTTCCATAACACCTGGAGCTTTACGCTCAATAGGCATGTGTCCGTCTGCCTTAATATCCCCTTTACCATCAACTGGTTCACCGATTGAATTAACAACCCGACCAATTAATTCGTCCCCAACGGGAACTTCCATGATTCGACCAGTTCTTTTAACGGAATCGCCTTCGCGAATATTGGTATCATCACCCAAAATAGTAATACCAACATCGTTGGCTTCCAAGTTTTGAACCATTCCGAAAATTCCTTGGCCGAAGTCGAGCAACTCTCCTGACAACGCATTTTGAAGTCCGTGAGCACGCGCAATACCATCACCAACATAAGTAACGATACCTGTTTCTTGAACGTCGAGCTCATTGTTATAGCCCTCTAATTGTTGTTTGATAAGAGCACTGATTTCCTCAGCTTTAATGCTCATAAATTTCACCTCTTTAAAATAGATATCGCTAGTTTAGTAACAATTCTTTAACTTTTTCGATTCGAGCTTTAACACTGCCATCGATTAACATATCTTCAGAACGTAAAACAATTCCACCGATAATGCTGTCATCAACTTTAGTGTCCAAAACAACCTTTTTAGCTCCAACTCTTTTAGCAAAGGCATCAGCAATCTTAGATTGTTGATCTGAATCCAGTTCAGTGGCTGACGTAACGTCTGCATGAACAATTGAATTCTCCTTGTTATAAAGTTTTTCAAACTCGTCAACAATGGTAGTGACTTCATCATATCGTTGATATTCTTCAATCAAATTAAATAGGTTGATCAAAAAATCAGACCCATTTTCCAAAATTGGCTTAAGCAATGATTGCTTTTGGTCAGCATTTGTTTGACTACTTTCCAAGATCGATGCTAATGAAGGGTTCTCTTTAAAAATTTGGCGAACTGAAACAAGTTCAGAATATTCTTCATCTAACTTGCCTTGTTCTTTGAGAACTTCCAACATTGCTTTTGCATATTTCTTTGCGGAAGTTATATTATCTGTCATTTGGCTTTCCCAACCCTTCAATATAAGAATCAACGAGAGTCTTTTGGTCGTCAGCGTTTAATTCTTTAGAAATGATCTTGGAAGCAATTTCAACTGATAAACTTGCCACATCTTTCTTAGAGTTTGCCAATGCTTCTTGCCGTTGTCGTTCGATATCTTGTTCAGCGGCACTCTTAAGGTTTGAGGCATCTTGACGAGCATCATCAATGATCTGGTCGCGTTGCTTTTGACCTGAGTCCTTAGCTTGACTGATAATTCCACTTGCTTCTTCACGAGTGTTTTGAAGTTCTGCTTGACGCTTACCGGCCAAATCAGCAGCTTCTGCACGTGACTTTTCAGCAGAATCAATATCATTTGCAATTTTATCTGAACGATCTTGCATCATCTTAGTAAGTGGTTTCCAAGCAACAATCTTGATTAACCACATTAAGATAAGAAAACTGATCATGATAAAAAGCATATCACCAACGTACAACTGTGTTCCAACTACAGAATACGAAAACATTTATTGGCACCTCCTTCTGAAATAATATTAAACGTCACTACTTGTTCATAACCAACAAAGCGACAACGAAGGCGATGATAGGCATAGCTTCAACCAAACCTACACCGATAAACATGTTCGTACGTAATTGACCTGAAAGTTCTGGCTGACGAGCCATACCATCCAACATTTTTGAAATAATAAGACCGTTACCAACACCAGCACCAATAGCGGCACCAGCCATAGCAATACCTGCAGCGATTGCTCCCATAATTAATAATCCTCCTTAGATTTCTATTCCTCAATTTCAATTTTACGAGAAATATAAACAGTTGATAATGTTACAAAGATAAAGGCTTGAATACATCCGATAAATACAGAGAAACCTTGCCAAGCCAATTCGAGTGGTAAACTAACAACCCACATTAGTGGACCGCCCTTTACCGCCATACCGGAAATCAGCGTTAATAGCATTTCACCGGCATAGATGTTACCGAATAGTCGTAATCCCAAGGTCAAGAAATTGGTGAACTCCTCGAAGATGTTAACGATAATAAACGGCGTAAATGGTTTAAGATAGTTTGAAAAATGTTGCTTGTATCCTAGAACCTTAATCCCCATAAATTGGGCAAAGGTCAAAGTTAACAGCGAAAGTGTCAGCGTAATCACTGGATCCGCAGTCGGACTTTTGACGTATGTAACTCCAGATACATCAACGTGTATGAACAATCCAAGTTGGTTAGAAACCAAGATGAACATGAACAGCGTGAATGCCCAAAGTCCCAAGTCTTTGCTCATTTCGCCAGGAATGGATCCTTTAACGATTCCGTTCGTAAAGTCAATAGCATACTCGAGAACGTTTTGACCCTTTCCAGGTTTAAGGCTTAAATGTCTAGACAAACCAAAAACTATCCCAAGCACAATAAGAAATGCAATTAATATGGAAATCATGTTTCCAACATTAAACGTCAATCCTAAAAGTTGAAAGGTAGAAGTAGGTTGTCCCACATAGTCTCACCTCTTTCCATGACAAAGTCTACGCAATGTGTATCTAACTGGTCATTGGTCGGGAAGACATCTTATACCAAAGTTAAATTTGCGATGGTAATGGACGAATATGATTGCGTCCAAATACAATTGAAATCATACCACCAAATAAAACAAAATTCAAAATAATATTTAAGTTTAAAAACGGTCTAGATTACCGTTATAAAAACAATTTAGGATAACTAAACGAAAAGAAATAACAAAAAAAGAGGCAAATATAATTGCCCCTTTAAAATCAATAATTATTTAGTCCCAAAAAGTCGGTCCCCAGCATCCCCCAGACCAGGAATAATGTAACCATCTTCGTTTAAATGATCATCCAATGCAGCGGTATAAATATCCACATCAGGATGAGCATCTTGAAGAGCTTTAACTCCTTCAGGAGCAGAAACCAGGCAAACAAACTTAATGTTGCTTGCGCCACGCTTCTTTAAAGCATCCATAGCCATGATGGCTGAACCACCAGTAGCTAACATTGGGTCAACAACGAACACTTGTCGTTGTTCGATATCAGAAGGTAGCTTTACAAAGTATTCGTGTGGCTCTAAAGTTTCTTCATCACGATACATACCAATGTGACCAACCTTAGCAGCAGGAATCAAATCTAAAATTCCATCGACCATACCAATTCCGGCACGAAGAATGGGAACAACTGCCACCTTTTTACCAGAAATTTGCTTAGCGTGAGCAACGGCGACTGGAGTTTGCACATCGACATCTTCTAAAGGCATGTCTCGAGAAACTTCAAAAGCCATCAAAGTGGCAATTTCGTTGACGATTTGACGAAAGTCCTTTGTCCCACAATCCTTATTTCTAATCATTGTTAATTTATGTTGGATCAACGGATGATCCATAACTTGAAACTTACCCAAAGCATTCCACTCCTTTTTTCTTCCAAACAATTGTATCACATTCCCCGCTAACTGTTGAGATAAGTTCTGTGTAATTGCCCAATTCTAATTTTGCTAATAGAAAACAAAAAAGAAAGGCTTAAACAGAGCGTTTAAGTCTTCCTCAAAGTTTTTTTAAATTAAGAAATAACGACCATTAATCTAATGGATGTTTGTCAGTTAATGCCCGCACTTGCTTGGCAACATCATTTAAGTTGTCATCGTTATCAGGATCTGAAATGACTTGTAAAATCAACTTGGCTACTTGACGACAATCCTCTTCATCAAATCCCCTAGTTGTAACTGCGGGAGTTCCGAGTCTCAGACCACTAGTTTTCGAAGGTGGCAATGGATCGTTAGGAATTCCTTCTTTGTTGGTAGTGATATGAACTTTATCCAAAGTGTCTTGTAACTCTGCACCATTCATTCCACAATTTGATAAGTTAAGGGTCATCAAATGGTTGTCAGTTCCCCCAGTTAATACAGAAACTGTATCTGATTCTTGGAAAACTTCTGCCATTGCTTGAGCGTTTTTAATAATTTGTTTGGCGTAATCTTTAAATTCTGGTTGTAAATCTTCATAGAATGCTGCTGCTTTACCAGCAATCACATGCTCCAATGGTCCTCCTTGGCTTCCTGGGAATACAGCAGAATTTAGTTTCTTTGCAAATTCTTGCTTGGCTAAAATCATTCCCCCACGAGGGCCACGAAGTGTCTTATGAGTAGTTGTGGTAACAACGTCAGCATACTCAACTGGATTTGGATGCAAGCCTGCAGCAACCAATCCAGCAATGTGAGCCATATCAACCATGAAGTAAGCACCAACAGAATCAGCAATGTCTCTAAAACGTTGCCAATCAATAATTCTACTGTATGCTGACGCACCAGCAATAATTAATTTAGGTTGAATTTCCTTTGCTTGTTTTTCAATGGCATCATAGTCAAGTAATTGAGTTTCTGGGTCAAGTTCATAGGAATGCGCATCATATAGCTTGCCTGAAAAGCTAACTTTAGCACCATGAGTTAAATGACCACCAGCATCCAAGCCCATTCCCAAGATTGTGTCACCTGGTTTAAGCAGTGCGGCGTAAGTAGCTTGGTTTGCCTGTGAGCCAGAGTGTGGTTGCACGTTAGCGTATTCAGCACCAAACAGTTCTTTAGCCCGATCAATTGCTAACTGCTCAACAACATCGATGTACTCACAACCACCATAATAACGACGACCCGGATAACCTTCTGCATATTTGTTAGTTAATACAGAACCCTGGGCGGCACGAACGGCGTTAGAAACAATGTTTTCTGAGGCAATCAATTCAATGTTATGTTCTTGACGATCCTCTTCATGACCAATTGCATCCCATAACGCGTGATCCTTTGCTTTGTAATCGTAATTCAACCTACAACACCTCGCAAATATATTTGAAGCTCCAAGTAAGAAGCGACAATTAAATTATAACTGCTTAAAATGCATTTGCCCAGCTGATTTATTCAATCGATTCATGTATGCCTCGCCAAGCCCAGACGGCTCAACGCCTTGAGTGAAAATAATTTTATATTGTGGATTTTCATCAAAATCTCGAAGCTCACGAAACAGGTTATGACTGGCATCGTTCACGTTTTCGCCTAGTGAAATAAGCTGAACGTTCGGATTCCAATCAACGGATTTTAACACGTTTGAAAATGCCATTACGCCAATCGGATCCGTAGGATGATTCCTTTTTATCCAATTATTCACTTCTTGCCAATCGTCATCTGGATCAACAATATAAACCTGTGCATTAGGAGCATAGTGCTTATATTTCATCCCTGGAGCCTTAGGAACTTCAGTTGCTCCAACATGATGTCGTTCATCATCAACAGGAACGCCGATGATTTCCTCAATCTCTTCCTTGGTCACAGCACCAGGGCGTAAAATAGCGGGTTGCTTAGTTGACAGATCAAGCACTGTCGACTCCACTCCCACCTCAGTTGGGCCGTCATCCATTATTGCCGCAATTTTTCCGTGCAAATCATGATAAACGTGCTGAGCAGTTGTTGGACTGGGTTTACCAGATGTGTTGGCAGATGGTCCGACCATCGGTTTACCGGAAATTCTAATCAAATCCAGTGTAGTTTGATTTCTCGGGCATCTAAAAGCGGCAGTATCCAACCCACCAGTGACAGCGGTAGACAATGCATTTGGCTTTAGTTTAAAAATCATGGTCAATGAACCGGGCCAAAACTTTGCCATAAGCTTTTTAGCAGAATCACTCAATGGCTGGACGTACTTTTCAACCGTGGCAACGTCAGCAACGTGCACTATCAACGGGTTATCACTCGGACGACCTTTAGCCTGATACACTTGCTTAACAGCTGACTCGTTGGTGGCATCAGCGCCCAAACCATAAACAGTCTCAGTAGGGAATGAAACTAACTGACCTTCATTAATTAGTTTGGCAGCCTCATTAACTTGGGTTGGTTTTAAAATTTTTGTTTCCATATTAATACCTCACTTTGCTACTTTTATCATTCGCTGGTTTCCAGCAACGTCGTGCCGGGCAGTTACCGAAAGTTCAGGGTTTGCAGCAACAAACAGATCAATAACTGATTGCTGCTGTTGATACCCAATTTCGAAAAACGCTTGTCCATTTTGGAGTAAGCGAGTACTTAACCCCGCTGCAATCCGTTTATAGATTGCCAACCCATCATCTTCTGCAAATAATGCCAGATGGGGTTCATGGGTAATTACACTTTCACCCATTACACCCCGCTCGGATTCAGAAATGTAGGGAGGATTACTAACTATGACGTCATATTCTTCACTGATGTTTGAAAACACGTCGCTCTCAATAAATTGCACGTTTAGTCCCAACTTGTTTGCGTTTCTTTGGGCGACACGAAGTGCTGAAACAGAAATGTCAGATGCTGACACATTAAACTCGGGGCGGTTTTGTTTAACTGCCAAAGCAATTGCTCCACTCCCCGTGCCAATATCCAACACCTTAAGGGGTTCGTTTGACCGACTTTCAGTGTTTTCTAGCACCCAGTCAACCGGCTCTTCGGTTTCCACCCTAGGGATTAGCACGTCTGGTGTAACCTCAAGGGACATTCCGTAAAAATCAGCCTTGCCAATAGCATACTGTGGTGGCGTGCCTGCCACAATTTCATTGACCACATTTTCAAACAGCTGTAAGTCCGCAGCAGGCATCTCTGCCTGATTATTAATTAACAGTTGAACCTTTGAGAGATTGAGCAAATGGGTCATAATGAAGTCAACGTCCGCTAATGTATTAAATTCAGGATTTGCTTTTAAAGCAAAAGAAGCCCATTTACGGGCTTCAAAGTAAGTCTTACTCATTATTTAAATTCTCTAGTTTCTTAGCTTGATCAGAAACAATTAGTGCATCAATAACATCATCCAGCTCGCCATTCATAATTCGATCCAACTTATTTAAAGTCAAACCAATTCTATGATCCGTAACTCGGTTTTGCGGGAAGTTATATGTTCTGATACGTTCAGACCGGTCACCGGTACCGACAGCAGATTTACGCTCAGCATTATACTGATCTTTTTCTTGTTGTGCATAGTAATCGTAAACCCGCGCCTTTAAAATCTTCATTGCTTTAGCACGGTTCTGTTGTTGTGAACGTTCATCCTGCATAGCAACCACGATTCCGGTTGGCAAGTGGGTCA is from Lentilactobacillus curieae and encodes:
- the atpH gene encoding ATP synthase F1 subunit delta; translation: MTDNITSAKKYAKAMLEVLKEQGKLDEEYSELVSVRQIFKENPSLASILESSQTNADQKQSLLKPILENGSDFLINLFNLIEEYQRYDEVTTIVDEFEKLYNKENSIVHADVTSATELDSDQQSKIADAFAKRVGAKKVVLDTKVDDSIIGGIVLRSEDMLIDGSVKARIEKVKELLLN
- a CDS encoding L-threonylcarbamoyladenylate synthase; amino-acid sequence: METKILKPTQVNEAAKLINEGQLVSFPTETVYGLGADATNESAVKQVYQAKGRPSDNPLIVHVADVATVEKYVQPLSDSAKKLMAKFWPGSLTMIFKLKPNALSTAVTGGLDTAAFRCPRNQTTLDLIRISGKPMVGPSANTSGKPSPTTAQHVYHDLHGKIAAIMDDGPTEVGVESTVLDLSTKQPAILRPGAVTKEEIEEIIGVPVDDERHHVGATEVPKAPGMKYKHYAPNAQVYIVDPDDDWQEVNNWIKRNHPTDPIGVMAFSNVLKSVDWNPNVQLISLGENVNDASHNLFRELRDFDENPQYKIIFTQGVEPSGLGEAYMNRLNKSAGQMHFKQL
- a CDS encoding F0F1 ATP synthase subunit epsilon; protein product: MADNSVITVSIVTPDGKVYDHSADMLVVSTKAGQLGIMANHLPVIATLAVDETRVKYDDKEDSIAVNGGFLEFSNNTATIVADSAECSDDIDVARAESARKRAEQRIAEAQQAHDKDSLLRAQVALRRAVNRINTAKK
- the atpA gene encoding F0F1 ATP synthase subunit alpha is translated as MSIKAEEISALIKQQLEGYNNELDVQETGIVTYVGDGIARAHGLQNALSGELLDFGQGIFGMVQNLEANDVGITILGDDTNIREGDSVKRTGRIMEVPVGDELIGRVVNSIGEPVDGKGDIKADGHMPIERKAPGVMERQSVSEPLQTGMKAIDSLIPIGRGQRELIIGDRKTGKTSIAIDTILNQKDQNMICIYVAIGQKASTVRSSVSTLEKYGAMDYTIVVNAGPSEPASLLYIAPYAGATMGEYFMHKGKHVLIIYDDLSKQADAYRELSLILRRPPGREAYPGDIFYTHSRLLERAAKLSDELGGGSMTALPIVQTQAGDVSAYIPTNVISITDGQIFLDADSFYSGVRPAVDAGTSVSRVGGDAQIKAMKKVSGTLRLDLASYHELESFAQFGSDLDDATKAKLDRGARTVEVLKQPIHSPIPVEKQVVILYALTHGFLDKIEIEDVLRYQSELFDFLDQSHKDLLDNIAKTGQLPEEADMDAAIKDFEQTFQPTQKNDQSQAVSND
- the prmC gene encoding peptide chain release factor N(5)-glutamine methyltransferase, giving the protein MSKTYFEARKWASFALKANPEFNTLADVDFIMTHLLNLSKVQLLINNQAEMPAADLQLFENVVNEIVAGTPPQYAIGKADFYGMSLEVTPDVLIPRVETEEPVDWVLENTESRSNEPLKVLDIGTGSGAIALAVKQNRPEFNVSASDISVSALRVAQRNANKLGLNVQFIESDVFSNISEEYDVIVSNPPYISESERGVMGESVITHEPHLALFAEDDGLAIYKRIAAGLSTRLLQNGQAFFEIGYQQQQSVIDLFVAANPELSVTARHDVAGNQRMIKVAK
- the atpF gene encoding F0F1 ATP synthase subunit B — protein: MFSYSVVGTQLYVGDMLFIMISFLILMWLIKIVAWKPLTKMMQDRSDKIANDIDSAEKSRAEAADLAGKRQAELQNTREEASGIISQAKDSGQKQRDQIIDDARQDASNLKSAAEQDIERQRQEALANSKKDVASLSVEIASKIISKELNADDQKTLVDSYIEGLGKPNDR
- the glyA gene encoding serine hydroxymethyltransferase encodes the protein MNYDYKAKDHALWDAIGHEEDRQEHNIELIASENIVSNAVRAAQGSVLTNKYAEGYPGRRYYGGCEYIDVVEQLAIDRAKELFGAEYANVQPHSGSQANQATYAALLKPGDTILGMGLDAGGHLTHGAKVSFSGKLYDAHSYELDPETQLLDYDAIEKQAKEIQPKLIIAGASAYSRIIDWQRFRDIADSVGAYFMVDMAHIAGLVAAGLHPNPVEYADVVTTTTHKTLRGPRGGMILAKQEFAKKLNSAVFPGSQGGPLEHVIAGKAAAFYEDLQPEFKDYAKQIIKNAQAMAEVFQESDTVSVLTGGTDNHLMTLNLSNCGMNGAELQDTLDKVHITTNKEGIPNDPLPPSKTSGLRLGTPAVTTRGFDEEDCRQVAKLILQVISDPDNDDNLNDVAKQVRALTDKHPLD
- the atpB gene encoding F0F1 ATP synthase subunit A — its product is MGQPTSTFQLLGLTFNVGNMISILIAFLIVLGIVFGLSRHLSLKPGKGQNVLEYAIDFTNGIVKGSIPGEMSKDLGLWAFTLFMFILVSNQLGLFIHVDVSGVTYVKSPTADPVITLTLSLLTLTFAQFMGIKVLGYKQHFSNYLKPFTPFIIVNIFEEFTNFLTLGLRLFGNIYAGEMLLTLISGMAVKGGPLMWVVSLPLELAWQGFSVFIGCIQAFIFVTLSTVYISRKIEIEE
- the upp gene encoding uracil phosphoribosyltransferase, whose product is MGKFQVMDHPLIQHKLTMIRNKDCGTKDFRQIVNEIATLMAFEVSRDMPLEDVDVQTPVAVAHAKQISGKKVAVVPILRAGIGMVDGILDLIPAAKVGHIGMYRDEETLEPHEYFVKLPSDIEQRQVFVVDPMLATGGSAIMAMDALKKRGASNIKFVCLVSAPEGVKALQDAHPDVDIYTAALDDHLNEDGYIIPGLGDAGDRLFGTK
- the atpD gene encoding F0F1 ATP synthase subunit beta; amino-acid sequence: MSTGKVVQVIGPVVDVEFSLDDKLPEINTALNIKESDEKTLVVEVALNLGDGVVRTIAMDGTDGLRRGMDVENTEASISVPVGKETLGRVFNVLGEPIDGGPEFGPDAKRWPIHREAPKYDELNPSTEILETGIKVIDLLEPYIRGGKVGLFGGAGVGKTVLIQELIHNIAQGHNGISVFTGVGERTREGNDMYFEMKGSGVLEKTAMVYGQMNEPPGARMRVALTGLTLAEYFRDEEGTDVLLFIDNIFRFTQAGSEVSALLGRIPSAVGYQPTLATEMGQLQERITSTKKGAITSIQAVYVPADDYTDPAPATTFAHLDATTNLERALTQQGIYPAVDPLASTSSALDPQIVGEEHYEVASEVQHVLQRYRELQDIISILGMDELSDDEKTIVNRARRIQFFLSQSFSVAEQFTGLPGKYVPVSETVRGFKEILEGKYDDVPEDAFRNCGPIEDVVENAKKMQKAASN
- the atpE gene encoding F0F1 ATP synthase subunit C; this translates as MGAIAAGIAMAGAAIGAGVGNGLIISKMLDGMARQPELSGQLRTNMFIGVGLVEAMPIIAFVVALLVMNK
- a CDS encoding F0F1 ATP synthase subunit gamma; the protein is MGASLNDVKHRITSTKKTRQITNAMEMVSQSKLNQIQKHTTSYDQYASQVKSVVLHLAQSHFLDGLTKTSGHSADNDQSSTKRTAYMIITSDRGMVGSYNSNVIRETNQFIDKHSGNSENFQILAVGGNGADFYKKQGRNVSYEYRGVSDVPTFNEVREIVKTATKMYDDGAFDELYVCYEHFVNRLTSKFRAEKMLPIDSESFESEASQDIETKQLSAAYDVEPSEKEVLNVVLPQYSESLVYGAILDAKTSEHASSATAMKSASDNADDLISALELQYNRARQAAITTEITEITGGQEALSQ